Below is a window of Virgibacillus sp. NKC19-3 DNA.
TATCGATACTGCTAAGGAAAAGGGAGCAGATGTATATATAACTGGTGATATGTCTTTTCATGCAGCCCAAGAAGCTTGGCAATGCGGATTATCTGTTATCGATCCAGGGCATTATATTGAAACGATAATGAAAAAAGGAGCAAAAGATTATTTAGATGACAAACTTACAAATGACAATATAGAAGTTATCGTATCACAAGTTAATACAGAGCCTTTTCAATTTATGTAAGAAATGATGATCCCGAATCAACAAGAAGGAGAACTTTTTATGGAAAACGAAAACAATCATTTCAGCAACTTTTCTTTTCATCCCGTGTTGTATAATGTTGTCGAGAAGCTGGGGTTTTCACGTCCTACTCAAATACAGCAACAAGTTATTCCGGCCGTTTTAAAAGGAAAAAGTGTAATCGGAAAGTCTCATACTGGTACTGGAAAAACACACGCCTATTTGCTGCCATTATTAAATCAGATTAATGAGAGTAAACGGCAGGTGCAGTTTGTTATAGTTGCTCCCACAAGAGAACTTGCAACGCAAATTTATGACGAAGTGAAAAAAACAATTCATTATGCGGATAAAAACGGCATATGGGTTGCGAAACTTCTAGTAGGTGGCACAGATAAACAAAAGGCAATGGAAAAGCTGAAAGAGCCACCACATATTATTGTCGGTACACCTGGTAGAATGTTGGATTTAGTGAAAGAAAATGCTGTTTCCATTTACTCTGCTACCTCATTTGTAATTGATGAAGCAGATTTAATGCTAGATCTTGGCTTTATTAATGATGTAGATCAATTATTGATTCGTTCACGAGCAGACATTCAAATACTTGCCTTTTCTGCGACGATACCACAGCGATTACAACAATTTTTTGACAAATACCTGGAAGATCCATTACATGTTAATGTAAATAGTCATCTTTCACCAGAGACGATGGAACATTATTTAATTGATGTAAAGCATCGGGACACGGCTGATAGTATTATGGAAATTTCCAAAACGATTCAACCCTATTTAGCAATCATTTTTACCAACGGGAAAGAAATGGCTGATAATTTAGCTGGTTCTTTGCAACAAAAAGGATTGGACGCTGGCATTATCCATGGAGGGCTCGCTCCTCGTGAGCGCAAACGGATGCTCAAAGAAATTCAAAATCTCCGGTATCAATATATTGTTGCAACAGACTTAGCTGCAAGAGGGATTGATATTAAGGGAGTTAGTCATATCATTAATGCTCAGCTCCCGAAGGAGGAAGACTTTTATATTCACCGCGTAGGCAGAACAGCAAGAGCAGGGATGAGTGGGACAGCGATAAGCCTTTACCAGGAAACGGATATTAAACTCATCAAGAGGTTGGAACAAAATGGAATTCATTTTCATTATGCCGACGTTAAAGGAGGAGAGTGGCAGGAAGCAAAATCTTGGAACGAGCGTCAATTACGAAATAAAACGACAACAAATATAGATAAAGAAGCATGGAAATATGTCCCTAAAAGAAAAAAAGTAAAACCAGGCTATAAGAAAAAAATGAAACAGCAACAGGACACTATTAAAAGACAATTAAAGAATAAGTATAAGAAATAGGAATAAAGGAAGAGGTGGATGGATTTGCTTAAAATTGGATCACATGTATCGATGAACGGAAAGAAAATGCTTCTTGGTTCAAGTGAACAAGCAGCCTCTTATGGTGCTAATACGTTCATGATCTATACGGGAGCGCCTCAAAATACAAGACGGAAACCGATAGAAGAGTTAAATATTGAAGAAGGTACGGAGCATATGGAAAAAAATAAGATCTCTGATATTGTCGTTCATGCTCCGTACATCATTAATATAGGTAATACCGTTAAACCGGAAACGTTTGATTTAGGCGTTAATTTTTTACGTAATGAAATTGATCGAACAGCTGCCATAGGCGCAAAACAAATTGTGCTTCATCCTGGTTCACATGTTGGAGCAGGATCTGAAGAAGGGATTAAGAAAATTATCGAAGGATTAAACGAAGTCCTGGAGACAGATAAAGATGTGCAAATAGCACTTGAGACAATGGCAGGTAAAGGTTCAGAAATAGGAAGAACATTTGATGAACTGGCGAAAATCATGGATGGTGTAACAGAAAATAATAAATTATCCGTATGTTTGGATACATGTCATATCCATGATGGAGGGTATGACGTTGTCCATGATTTTGATGGGGTACTGAACCACTTCGATAAGGTTATTGGCTTAGATCGTCTAAAAGTTGTACATGTGAACGACAGTAAGAATGACCGGGGAGCTCATAAAGATCGTCATGAAAATATTGGTTTTGGCTATATTGGCTTTGATGCACTGGAATATGTTATTAAACATCCACAGTTACAAGATTTACCAAAAATATTGGAAACGCCGTATGTGGGTGAGGATAAAAAGAACAAAAAAGCCCCATATAAATTTGAAATCAATATGATAAAAGAAGGGACTTTTGATCGCGAATTAAAAAATAAAATTGTTAATAGTTGATAAAAGAGGAATAACACTGCCGGTGTTATTCCTTCTATCTTATTCTGTAAATAAATAATCCACGCCATATGATTTAATTAATTCATTAAATAAGAGACGTGCTTTTTTTGCAGTATCTACATTCGTTATGCGAGCAAGCTCTTTAAACATCTTCTCCCGATCTGCTGTGCGAAATGGATCAATCGAAGCTGTTTTTAAATATGCTGTTATTTCCTGGGCTTCTGAAAGATTTAGTGAAAATCCATATTGCTTGCCGTATTGAAGTAAATCTTCAGGTGAAAGCTGTTTTAATTTTTGTCTTACCAATTCTTTAATAAAAATGGACATAATCATGCTCCCTTAACAGATTCTATTTACTATATGCATCATTCTTAAAAAGTTGCAACACAGCTTTTGGCAAAATGTAACACAAGTTAGATAACGATAAATCCATAAACTATAGATGTACCTCAATCCAGAAATAAGGGAGGTCTTAGCTATGGATGAATTTAATAGTCAACGAAACCAAAATGTCGAGGATCGATCCAATGATCACCAGCTGCAAAAGAATGAAGATTATGTTGGTATTGAACCGGACAGTTCCAGAAATGAGGAATTTGCCAGCGAAGTAACGGCAGACGATCATATCAGTGACCGACAACCGGTAAGTGAACAGAATGAACACATGGAAAATGATGTAAATAGTACGTATGGTTGGATAGGTGTAGCTTTATCCATTATATCCTATTTTATGATGCCAATCATACTAGGTGGCGCAGGGATTATTCTTGGTTTCATATCAAGATCCCGGGGTGCAGACACCTTAGGTAATATTGCGATTGCTGCAGGGGCGATTTCGATTATCATTACACTTTTTATTCTTCCTTTCATTTAATTAAGATAAGGGCTGAATTTCTTCAGTCCTTATTTTTATGGGTCAGGATACAAAGGAAAGTAATAATAAGTGTGAGGCTTAAGGTTATGTGGATCCATAGATGGATTAACGGTATTAAAATCTGTTAAGATTTGTGTAGGGTCCATTTTTTCAAGATTCCTATTGTTATTTATTCGTTCTACAATCGATAAAACCGTCTCACCGGGTTCTGCTTTAACCTGAATGACAGTAAACGGTATTTCTGAGGATGGTTGGCTTATTTGATTGGGTTTATCTTCTAAAGCAGGTGGACTTCCTAATGATAAGTCGTTATATATACTAATACCAAGTAATATAATTAATACATATACAAAGGTTTTTTTATGAAATCCATATTTTATACCCCTTTTTTATTGAAACAATTTATAATAGTAGTACGTACAATTTAGTAGGAAGGAGGAAATATATTGGATATATTTTCTTTAACATGGATAGGCCTTGTTATTACTGGACTTGGTACATTATTTTTAATTGGTGAAGTTTTGGTTAATATGCGTGGGATATTTGCATTATTAGGTATCGGATTTATTACAGTATATTTTGGAGCGTATGTAGAAACAGGCTCTTTTACCATCATGTTTATTATTTACTTTGTTGGATTATTACTTATTATCATTGACGGAAAAGTAGTTAACGATGGAACCCTTGCTACCATCGGTTTGGCTACAATGTTAGCTTCCGTTGGCTTAGCGGCACCGGATTTTACTTCAGGACTGTATGCAGTTATAGGTGTCCTGTTGGGGGGAGGCGCTTCTTTCTTTTTCTTGAAAGTGTTCAAACGAAGAGAAATGTGGACAAAGATCACGCTGAAAGATCAATTAACAAAAGAGGCCGGTTATAATTCCATGAACATGGAATATGAAGCATTGGTTAATGAAGAAGGGATTACTTTAAATGACTTGAGACCGACCGGGACCATAAGGATTAATGAAAAAGATTATAGTGCAGTGTCAAATGGACAATGGGTTTCTAAGGGGACTCCAGTTCGGGTTGTACAGGTAGATGGAACGAAAATACTTGTTGAAAAAATAAACATATAAATTTCAAAGCGTCTTCCATGTTTTTTTCATGGAAGATTTTTTCGCATTTGCATTTCATGTTTTTCAATGTAAAGAATAGATAAAAACAAAGGAAAAGAAGAGAAATGTTAAGTTATTGTTAATTATTTATAAAGATCCTTTACAAATCATCCTTATTCATTTAATAATAGTAGGGGCATGTGACAAGTTTCAACATGAATAAAGGGGCGATACAACAAGTGGATATCGATTTACAAACACTGTTATTTGAGTTCATTGGTGGATTAGGTATTTTTCTTATTGGTATAAAATTTATGGGGAAGGCCTGCAAAAATCAGCCGGTGACCGCTTAAGAGACATTCTGGATAAATTTACCAGTAATCCTTTTTTAGGAGTACTGGCTGGTATGATTGTAACCATACTGATTCAAAGCAGTTCTGGTACAACAGTGTTAACCGTTGGACTTGTGAACGCTGGGTTTATGACGTTTAGACAAGCCATCGGTGTTATAATGGGTGCTAATGTTGGTACAACGGTAACAGCGTTTATTATTGGTATCGATTTGGGTGCATATGCTTTACCAATTATTGCGGTAGGTGCATTTTTGTTATTCTTCTTTAAACATCAAAAGGTTACAGCAGTGGGACAAGCAATATTTGGTTTCGGTGCCTTATTTTTTGGTTTAGAGTTAATGAGTAGTGGAATGTCCCCATTACGCAGCTTAGAGGCCTTTCAAGAATTGACCATAAGTATGAGTACATCACCAATTTTAGGTGTTGTGGTTGGTACAGTGTTTACACTGATTGTTCAAAGTTCTAGTGCAACGATAGGAATAATTCAAGGTTTATTTGCTCAAGGTGCCATTGATTTGGGAGCTGTATTACCGGTGTTGTTTGGTGATAATATAGGAACAACGATCACGGCTATATTGGCATCCTTAGGTGCCTCTGTGGCAGCAAAAAGAGCTGCTTATACACATGTGATATTTAATGTAGTAGGTGCAACTATCGGTATTTTATTATTAGGTGTATTTACACAATATGTCATGTTTTTACAAGAACAATTCAACTTAAATGCAGAAATGACGATAGCATTTGCACACGGTAGTTTTAATATCGCAAATACACTGATACAATTTCCTTTTATTGGTGCGCTGGCATGGTTTGTTACAAAATTAGTCCCAGGTGAAGATACGATTATCGAGTATAAGCCGAAGCATTTGGATCCAATTTTTATTCAGCAATCATCTACATTAGCATTAGATCAAGCAAAATCCGAAATAATTCGCATGGGTGAATACGCATCAAAGGGATTAGAAGAAACAAACCTGTATTTGACCACGAATCAGCAGAAACATTCCGAAATGGCAGTACAAGTAGAAGGAGCTCTAAATAATTTAGATCAAAAAATAACCGAGTATCTTATTAATATATCTGCAGGTTCACTGTCTGAGGCTGATAGTGCAAAACATACATCGTTAATGGACTCCGTACGCGATATTGAGCGAATTGGAGATCACTTTGAAAATATTCTTGAATTAATTGATTATAAAATAACGAACAAGGTTCAAATAACAGAACATGCGCAGGAAGACTTAAATAACATGTTTGATTTAACAATCATGACTGTAAAACAAGCTGTACAATCGCTTGGTCGAATGGACAGGGAAGAAGCTCTGGCGGTCATTCAAAAAGAAGACCAAATAGATAAAATGGAGCGTAATTATCGAAAGAAACATATTATACGGGTGAATGAAGGTCGATGTAGTGCATCAGCTGGAATTGTATTTGTTGATATTATAAGCAATTTAGAAAGAATTGGAGATCATGCTGTAAATATTGCTGAGGAAGTTTTAGAAGAATAGCGATTAAACGAGAAGGGCTTTCGGGTCCTTCTCTAGGTTGCTGTATTAGATCATTGAAATCTTTTTCGTTTTTTCTTGAAATCTATTATGGAAAGTGCTATAGTAAATAATGTTGTTTTAGATAACGCTATTACACATATGCACACGTTAATTTAAAATGAAAAAATTGTTGACAGTTTCTGTCGAACATGTTAAATTATATTTCGTCGCTGTTCTTTTTATTTGTAAGAAGAAATTGTTAAATATTCCACAGTAGCTCAGTGGTAGAGCTATCGGCTGTTAACCGATCGGTCGTAGGTTCGAATCCTACCTGTGGAGCCATGTGGCGGTGTAGCTCAGCTGGCGAGAGCGTACGGTTCATACCCGTGAGGTCGTGGGTTCGATCCCCTCCACCGCTATCACTTACAAAAATCAAACGGCGGTCGTGGCGAAGTGGTTAACGCACCGGATTGTGGCTCCGGCATTCGTGGGTTCGATCCCCACCGGTCGCCCCATATATACATAAGAAAAACTTTTATTAAAGTTGGACCCTTAGCTCAGCTGGTCAGAGCTATCGGCTCATAACCGATCGGTCGCAGGTTCGAATCCTGCAGGG
It encodes the following:
- a CDS encoding DEAD/DEAH box helicase, translated to MENENNHFSNFSFHPVLYNVVEKLGFSRPTQIQQQVIPAVLKGKSVIGKSHTGTGKTHAYLLPLLNQINESKRQVQFVIVAPTRELATQIYDEVKKTIHYADKNGIWVAKLLVGGTDKQKAMEKLKEPPHIIVGTPGRMLDLVKENAVSIYSATSFVIDEADLMLDLGFINDVDQLLIRSRADIQILAFSATIPQRLQQFFDKYLEDPLHVNVNSHLSPETMEHYLIDVKHRDTADSIMEISKTIQPYLAIIFTNGKEMADNLAGSLQQKGLDAGIIHGGLAPRERKRMLKEIQNLRYQYIVATDLAARGIDIKGVSHIINAQLPKEEDFYIHRVGRTARAGMSGTAISLYQETDIKLIKRLEQNGIHFHYADVKGGEWQEAKSWNERQLRNKTTTNIDKEAWKYVPKRKKVKPGYKKKMKQQQDTIKRQLKNKYKK
- a CDS encoding deoxyribonuclease IV; translated protein: MLKIGSHVSMNGKKMLLGSSEQAASYGANTFMIYTGAPQNTRRKPIEELNIEEGTEHMEKNKISDIVVHAPYIINIGNTVKPETFDLGVNFLRNEIDRTAAIGAKQIVLHPGSHVGAGSEEGIKKIIEGLNEVLETDKDVQIALETMAGKGSEIGRTFDELAKIMDGVTENNKLSVCLDTCHIHDGGYDVVHDFDGVLNHFDKVIGLDRLKVVHVNDSKNDRGAHKDRHENIGFGYIGFDALEYVIKHPQLQDLPKILETPYVGEDKKNKKAPYKFEINMIKEGTFDRELKNKIVNS
- a CDS encoding DUF2624 domain-containing protein produces the protein MSIFIKELVRQKLKQLSPEDLLQYGKQYGFSLNLSEAQEITAYLKTASIDPFRTADREKMFKELARITNVDTAKKARLLFNELIKSYGVDYLFTE
- a CDS encoding NfeD family protein, translated to MDIFSLTWIGLVITGLGTLFLIGEVLVNMRGIFALLGIGFITVYFGAYVETGSFTIMFIIYFVGLLLIIIDGKVVNDGTLATIGLATMLASVGLAAPDFTSGLYAVIGVLLGGGASFFFLKVFKRREMWTKITLKDQLTKEAGYNSMNMEYEALVNEEGITLNDLRPTGTIRINEKDYSAVSNGQWVSKGTPVRVVQVDGTKILVEKINI